The Candidatus Goldiibacteriota bacterium HGW-Goldbacteria-1 genome includes a region encoding these proteins:
- a CDS encoding glycosyltransferase family 2 protein, with translation MNKTAGNVSVVIIAQNEGRIISRCLESAAWAGEVIVVDGGSTDNTVQTARKRGAKVYNNNFKGFADQKNYAISKATGKWVLSLDADEVIEEKLAEEIINISSSKSPCDGYYIPRKNLYYTGKFLRFGGLYPDRQLRFFKRNTGSFEGAIIHEGLKVNGTTGQFKNALLHFTKPGVKAHLDTVNRYTGLEAQKNVHNGRRATGYTILIKPVSYFLKHYFLKLGFLDGVEGLIYHMVSAHYVFIKEVKLAEKSGFKGVKLFATILDKGKNRP, from the coding sequence ATGAACAAAACCGCGGGTAATGTCTCTGTAGTAATAATTGCGCAGAATGAAGGGCGCATAATATCGCGGTGCCTTGAATCCGCTGCCTGGGCAGGGGAAGTAATAGTGGTGGATGGCGGCAGTACTGACAATACCGTACAGACAGCCCGTAAGCGCGGCGCTAAAGTTTATAATAATAATTTTAAAGGGTTTGCCGACCAGAAAAACTACGCCATATCAAAAGCCACAGGCAAATGGGTGCTGTCTTTAGACGCGGATGAAGTAATAGAAGAAAAACTGGCGGAAGAGATAATAAATATCAGCAGTTCAAAAAGCCCTTGTGACGGCTATTATATCCCAAGGAAAAACTTATATTACACGGGGAAATTTCTGCGTTTTGGCGGGCTGTATCCTGACAGGCAGTTAAGGTTTTTCAAAAGAAATACCGGTTCTTTTGAAGGGGCGATAATTCACGAAGGGCTTAAGGTAAACGGCACGACAGGGCAGTTTAAAAACGCGCTTCTGCATTTTACAAAGCCCGGAGTTAAAGCGCATTTAGATACGGTGAATAGATATACGGGGCTGGAAGCGCAAAAGAACGTTCATAACGGCAGAAGGGCAACGGGATATACAATTTTAATAAAGCCTGTGTCATATTTTTTAAAACACTATTTTTTAAAACTTGGTTTTCTTGACGGCGTGGAAGGGCTGATTTATCACATGGTTTCAGCGCATTATGTCTTTATAAAAGAAGTAAAACTGGCTGAAAAGTCAGGATTTAAAGGTGTTAAATTATTCGCCACAATTTTGGATAAGGGAAAAAACAGGCCTTAA